From the Coffea eugenioides isolate CCC68of chromosome 1, Ceug_1.0, whole genome shotgun sequence genome, the window ttgaatattttctattaaCAAAACACTAGTCAATTTTTCTGTGACTTTTAGGCTAAAAAAACACAagaatttgtattttcttgaatcGTTTTCTTATTAACCAAATACATATGGGAAAGTTAGTATCCTTTTCCTTTACTTCATTTCCCTTTACTTTTCTCACGGCACATTTTCTTACACGATTTTCTTGTCAAACAAACAGAGCCTAAAATCTACAGGCTTGAGCAACTCAATAGCATTCTGTGTAGAAATTTTCGGACCAATTATCCTCCCCTTTCCAATCAGAAAGGTTTTCGAGATAAtaggcaaaaaaagaaaaaaatctcaTCAGGCTTGTCAcaccaaataataaaaaaatcacGGCTTCATATATTATATTCACGATTCTCGGAATTTGAGTTGAGCATTGGGTAACTTGTTGATTTATTTTGTTTAGTTTGGTTGGGGCATCTATAGACCGATCAAACGAATCTGCATTTGGTATTGACCGACTGGATTAAATCCTGAAGTGTCGTATATTTCCATGGTATTATAGACATAATTTCTGAGTCGTTAAATTAAACAATTGCAAGTTGGGGGGTGGGGAACCCTGAATAAAAGCAAGTATTATCTTCCCACTTCCTCTGCGAATAAACAACTAATCCACCTTTCTATTTAATGACAATCTGCCATTAGGAGTAATGGGACAAACTTTTAGCTAGGCACCTGCATCATATTAACAGTTAATTCCTGCATCCATGGACACAGAAGAACCAAGCAGCTCAACTTTCCAATCCCGCCAAGAAAAAGGCGGTTGGATCACTTTTCCCTTTATCACAGGTATATCCCATTAGTCTCGCAGCAAATTATTGTTTGTCATATGCACTCAAGAGTTTCTTTAAATGTTTGCTGCTTTATCTAGTACACATCGCATTCCACTAATTTCCTTGATCATTTTTTGTTGGGATCCTTTCCGTTTGATGATTATCTCAATCTCGAGAGATTGACAGAACTAACTAAGTTGAACATGTTAAtctttttggtaaaaatctcAGCAACCATGGCTTGCTTGACCCTATCAGCATCTGGATGGGTAAACAACATTATTCTTTACCTGATCACTGAGTTTAACTTCAAGATTATCGATGCTGCAAAAAGCTTTAATGTCATCAGTGGTTGCATGGCACTATTTCCTATCCTTGGAGCTGTAATTGCTGATTCTTTCATAGGCTGCTTCTCCGTCATATGGATTTCTTCTATCATCAATTTGCTGGTAATAATGCTTAATCCTTTATTCACTTTCCACCATGAAACAAGTAGAAGGTAATTTATCAAGAACGGggaaaagaaattataaaagAAACAAGTGAAAGCTGGTACCAAACTGGATGATAATCAATTTTGGCATATCCAAACCCTTGGGGATATTAATGGAGTTGATTGGACCCTTTGTCCATGCCCAAGTCGAGTTACTTCATATCTAGACAAAATTTATCTTTACTAGCCAAATGTTGCAAGACAATTAATAATTACTTAATCATTGGTTCTTTATGCCAAATGTTTCATCTGCATCACAGGGAGTTCTCCTATTCACTTTAACCGCCTCTCTCGGTATATATTGAGACCCAAACCATGCAACGGCTCAGGCTTTTGCGATTCTCCATCTCAATTTCAGCACGCAATTTTAATTTTGGCTATGGCTTTCGGATCAATAGGGGTTGCAGGCACTCGTTTCACCTTCGGAACAATGGGTGCATATCAATTGGACAACCCGAAGCATCAAGAGAAATTCTTTAATTGGTTTCTTTTTGCCTGGAATAGTGCTGCAATTGTCGCTGCAACGGTAGTTATCTATGTTCGAGATGATGTGAGTTGGGCATGGGGGTTTGGCATATGTGTCGCTGCCAACGTGCttggtttaattattttcttggcCGGAAGGCAATTTTACTGTGATATCAATTATCAAGCCACAAGGGAGTCCATTTAAAGATCTGACTTGTGTCATTTTAGCAGCAATTGCCAAGAGGAAGCTCCTGTTATCGGataaaactcaagatttttaTAGTGAGAATAGTGATGATGCAGGCAAAGAACCAGTGGCTGCAGCACCTACTGAATCCTTCAAGTATGAttttccttctctctctctcaattaATGCTTTGACTTAGTTAAGTTCTTAAATTTGATCATTTGTCCGGATGATTAAACTTCAAAAACAGTCACCCAAGCGAGAGATTCCAATTGCAGCATTTTGCTTTGACTGGTCAATCGGCTTCAAGATTAGCATTTGCCGAACTGCTCCCTTAAGCCTCAGAAAATCTGTTAAGAGGGCCAAAAGTAGGCTCAATACTATAGTGATATTCCAAATTACAAGGAACTCTTAATGCACATGGCACGTGATGACGTGAAACCAAAGATATAGAAGCAAACGAAGATTTCAGAGATAGTTCCCACTTTCCTACCTACATTGAATTGATTAATTTAGTTGATCTTCAGGTACGAACTAAGGTTTGGAATCAGCAGGCACTTGATTAGGAATTTTACCGTAGAAAAcgtattttttttcccttactTTAATTATCTTTTCATAATGAATAATTTAATGTGGCGAGgctttcatattttaatttttagccTGATGCTATATACCCAACTTGTTAAAGACTTCAATGCAGATGTCCCAAATTCCCCAGTAGTCCCATTTTGTTCGATCGCCACTCGCATGTAAGTGAATTTAGAGCAATGCTTTGTTGTAGTTATTTCATGCTAAGTATAAACTAATAAAGTCACGGACTAGGTCGGATATTTACTGGTTAGGCCGATCATCAAATTAACTCTTCAAATCATTTTATTATTGAGACATTTTcgataatttattttaatttttctattttaaaataaattgttGAGATTATATTACACTGTTGTAGTCTGATGTGAACCATTAAACAGCACTGTGGAGTTCGATTTCAACAAAAGCTGCTGCTCAATCAAAGCACCCAAATGTAGATGATATTGCATCCTAAGTATACGACTATGCTCTAGTCATAACCTTGTGACCACCGGCTCAATTCTTATATGACTCCCAGAAAGCCAGAAACATAATTGGTCTAGAACAGCTTTAAATAGTATCACACGAATTCCAAACAAAGCAAAAACATAATCAGTTTTTTTAATCTGATCGTTTAATTTGCATATTTTAACTTCCAGGTTCCTGAATCCTGCAGCACTCCTAACCCAGTCAGCTACTGAAGAAGATGGATCAATCAAGAAATCATGGAAGTTATGTACGGTTCAACAAGTAGAGGATCTAAAAACCTTGATAAGAATCATCCCACTTTAGACGACTGGTATCTTTTTAAGCACCCCAGTTGCTATTCAGTCAAGCTTAACAGTAATTCCGGCCCTCACCATGGACCGTCACTTTGGACCAAACTTCAAAATCCCACCGGCATCAATAATGGTTTTCACACTGCTTTCAGCAATATCACTCCCATTGATAGACCGGTTGTCCGACCCCATATGGCAAAAAATCAGCATCCCACCACTCACACTACTTCAAAAGATAGGAATTGGCCATGTACTGACCATTCTAAGCATGGCCATCTCAGCTTTGGTAGAATCAACGCGTCTTCGACTAAGTAAAGCTCATAACTTGCACTCCACTGTTCCTATGGTGCCCATGTCGGTTTTCTGGTTAATTCCACAGCTTATTCTTGTGGGCATTGTTGAAGCGTTATCTTTTCCAGCTCAAGCTTCATTATTTTACCAAGAATTTCCTGCATCTTTGAAGAGCACCTCAACCGCCATGGCTGCAATGCTTGTTGGCATGGCATTTTACTTGAGCGCTGCCCTTATTGATCTCTTCCGGAGAGTAACAAATTGGTTACCTGATAATATTAATCAGGGAAGGCTAGACAATGTATACTGGATGCTGGTTGCGATTGGTGGAGTGAATTTCGTTTATTATCTTGTTTGTACTTGGTTCTACAAGTCCAATCAGCCAGAAGAGGAATAGTTAGACAAATCAACATAGGTTTGCCCAATTCCATGTTGAATCAACTTGGCCTTAGCCTGAAACAAGCTTTTCGTTTTTTCATTGATTTGTTAAGTTTTAATTGAACTTTGTTTGGAGTCGAAGAAAATTGGTCAGATAAATCAAGTAGTGTGCGAGCGTTGTTAAATTAAGGGTAGATTATCTTTTAAACCTCTCGTGATTTAACGTTTTATCACATAATTCATGTAATTTAAAAACCTATATAAAAACCCTCTCAAGATTTGAGTTAAAATGTCAATGTTAGTTTTTCTTCGTTAGGTTTAACGGAGAATACTAGAAAGTTTAAGttaaactaataaattgacaaattcaTCATTTCactattttttaaaatacaaaaaagaagaaagggaaataaaaaaaagataaacaaGGAATATAAAATACCATTAATGATTTGTGGTCGTTAAAAATTTGGTTTAAAAACTTATAATGATGTCTACAGTCATTAAAGATTTGAAATTTctatttctcattttattttttattactttttcctcttttatgTATTTGGGAAAAATTAAGATTTAGTAGGCCAACATacagtttttcaaaatcaaGTCCACTCTtcccaaaaggaaaaaaaaaaaaagagaaaaaaaggtgattttatcaatttattaaTTTGACTTTGACTTTTTAATATTGATCGTTAGTTTTAATGGAATAACTAATAGTGATCCTTTAATTCAAATTATGAGGGGTATAGATTTTTAAACCATAGGGAGATCATATGGTAAAAGACCAAATTACAGGAGGACAAAAAGTAATTTATCCTTAAATTAATTTTGCTTCCACATTTTTTGATTTCTAATATTTAATAACCAAAAAATTGCATATAGTTCAAATATAATTGAACTAATTGAGTTGAAGATATCAATTTTCAATAACCGTAAGCTCTTGTATATTTAAAATTGTTTGTCACCTTTCATTGCATTAATCAATTTAGGACAAATTATATATAATCCCCCTGTGGTTTCATCTATTGCCACATAACCTTCTTAAAGTTTTAAAATGTCCACTTCACCCCTTTATAGTTTTATGTAAAGTGGAAACTTAACGAAAAATAGTCTATGTAATATCGTTAATTGAAATACTAATAGTGCTCTTATTTAAATGTTAAATCAATCGATGGGTTAACTATTTCGTATAAAATCATAGGAAGATTATATcgataaatacaaaaatcataGGGAGGTAAAGTAGATATTTATacaaaccataagggggttacaTGGATATTAAGATATTATGACATGCACTTTTAAAATGTGTCTGATATAAATGTAGTAATTGATTGTACATTCGATCTACTTTCCACTTTACATAAAACCACAGGGGGATTATGTGgctattttaaaattttaagagGATCAGTGATCATCGTGATCATCTGACATTATGTAAAACTACAAGGAAATAATAAGTAATTTACCCATCAATTTAGAAAATTCATGTTTGGAAATTCATATGGACCAAAGACAAATTAACAGATAAAACATTAGCCAAGAGCCCAAATCCTTGGTTTCACTTTCAAGCCTTAATATTTCGACTTTTTCCCTTTAGGATTCATTTGGTTCATAAGATGACATGGGATTGGATTACTAATTCTATATCATCCTATGTTTGATTGCATTTTATATAAGGGATGATATGTCCCACGTAACCGAATTAATCCCTCATGTAGgggataaaataatcccatggaagAGGTGGTATGAGTTATCTCGGGATGAATAAAAAGTGAGATGATGATAATTTGGACTTATTTGCTCCTACTAATAGAATAATACTTTATTCTAACAACCATACAAACTTACCTCCTCCCTATaataatatttaaattttagACTAATTTACCCCCATTAATAACATAATAAAATTTTGGACAATTTGCCCCTACTAATAAAAGAATTATGTTTTGAATTAATTTGCCCATTTTAatgaaataattaaattttagaCTAATTTACCCCTATTattgataaaattaaatttttaactAATTTGCCCCTTCtaaaatttttgattaatttatcCACTATTAAAAACTAAGTTTGGACTTACTAAATCCCGAATAATACCTCTAATTGTAAGTATGTCAAAGGGGGTATTTTGGTATATAAATAAGTAATCCCAACTTATCATATCTTCAGTCAAACACAGGTTGAAGTTATTTTCTAAGACATCCTATCTAATATAAAACTAACCAAATATTAGATAACAGAATTACTCATCCAAGAATGACTCAATCCAAAATGAATAATTCGAGAATAAGTAATTCCCTCTCGTCCAGTCCGTGAACCAAACACACCCTTAAGGTTGGAGTCTCCCCTGAccccccaaaaaacaaaaaactagtATTAGCCATCCCACGGTAAGCTTCCTATGCGGAGCTAAAAATGGCATCCAGCTATCGATGACAACTGCATAGTAGCACCAGTTGCTTAAACGCTATGTAGAGAGCAGAACAGCAATTCTCAATGAATACAaaatcatcttttctttttcccgcTCCCAAATGAACTGAAGCGGTCTAAGTTcactgttttcttctttttcctcacTGAACTCCCAAACTAAGCCTTGCTACAGATGCTAACCAATATAGGTACCTGTTTATTCCCATTTAAAAACTGTTTAGTGATTTGTACTAGTAATTAAACTAGAGGCGGCTTGCTTACATTTAATGATAAGCTACAGACCGGAACACCATACACAAGTAGAAGACATTTTGCCCATTTTGATGGGAAAGAACAGCTGAAGTAGAGTGACTtagtatatattataataacgCGGGAGAGATGCAATTATATGGGATGTTATCCATATAAATTAATCAACCTGGATTGACCGCTGCTGAACTACAGCTTACACAGTGCCAACATTTTAGCTGAGCAGCCCTCTTCCCCAGCACCATGGAAATCGACAAAATACTGCACTCTGGTGATGCTGAAGATCCTAAGTCTGCTTCAACTTCCAGCATACCCAAGAAAGGCGGCTGGATCACCTTGCCTTTCATCCTAGGTCCCTGTCTCTCTTCCCTCCCTCTTCATTTATCACTCCACTTAATTACCAGTTCACTACTAACTAATTGTACAGATCACAAGTTTAATACACTTGGTGGTTATATTTGGATTTGATAGCGATGGTGACGGGCATATCACTAGCTTATGGAGGACTTGTGTCCAACCTTATTGTGTATCTGATTCAAGAATTCAACGTTAAGAGTATCAGTGCTGCTAAAATTTTCAATGTGGTCAACGGCTGCGTCTCCATATTTCCTGTTGCTGGAGCCATCATTGCTGATTCCTATCTGGGATGTTACTCTGTCGTCTGGATATCTTCCCTCATCTCATCTCTGGTCACCAAATCTATTGTTTTCTGGACTTACAGTTTCTAGTATATGATCAAACTGGAAAGGTTGATTTGGAAagacattttcttgattttgcagGGCATGTTGTTAATATCACTGACAGCAGCGTTTAGTAAATTGAGACCTCCGCATTGCGAAAATGGATCCAACCTCTGCAGAAGCCCATCAGAGTTCCAATTTGCAGTGCTTTATATCAGTTTGGCTCTAGCATCTATAGGGATGGCCGGGACCCGATTCACTGTCGGACCAATGGGAGCAAATCAATTTGATAAACCAAAGTATCAAGGGATTTTCTTTAATTGGTACATTTTTGTAATGTACATATCCACTGCGGTATGCTCCACGGCAATTGTGTACATTCAAGATAATGTCAGTTGGGCATGGGGGTTTGGCATTTGTTTTGCTGGAAATGTAATTGGATTAGTACTATTTTTAGCTGGCAGTGGTTTCTATCATCGTATCAAGCCACACGGGAGCCCTTTTGCCAGCTTGGGTCGAGTTATTGTCGCAGCTACTAGAAAAAGGAATTTGCTGCTCTCACTAAAGAGTGAAGATTATTGCCAAGACCACAGAAATATGACCTTCAttatgcctacaaaatttttcagGTAAGAACCACTATCACGTTACAGTCAAGACTGATTCATTCACTAGTACTAGGATGCATTATAAATTATAGTCGTATGAAACACTTGTTTTGCAACGTTCACCATTAATTGTTGTAAGCAATTGAGGATTCAAACTAATTCCAGTGCCAAACCGATTGGATATCTAATCAATGTgtaacaccaaaaaaaaaaaaaaatctgcagATTCTTAAACCGTGCAGCGTTGAAAACTGAAGGAGACGCCGAGCTGGCTGGTTCCATTAGGAAATCCTGGCGACTATGCACTGTGAAAGAAGTAGAAGATTTCAAAAGCCTAATCAAAATGCTACCACTCTGGTCAAGTGCTTTGCTCGTCGCCGTCCCTCTTGTCATCCAATTGAGTATGGTAATCATCCAGGCTCTAACAATGGACCGTCATATTGGAGCTCATTTTAAAATTCCAGCAGGTACCATGCCAGTCTTCATATCCATATCCACATGCATCACCATATTTTTCCTAGATCGACTCCTATTTCCGGTATGGGAGAAGTTCACTCACCGGCCAATCACCACCCTGCAGCGGGTTGGAATTGGGCATTTGCTCGACGTTCTTAGCATGGCTGTTTTAGCCCTGGTGGAGGCAAAGAGGCTGAAGACAGTGCAGCTTCATAACATTGAAGGCCACGATAATGCTGTGGTACCAATGTCAGTCTTTTGGCTTGTGCCATCACTAGCTCTTGCTGGTATTGGAGAAGCCTTTCATTTTCCGGGTCATATTTCATTTTATTACCAAGAATTTCCAGCATCCCTGAAAAGTACATCAACTGCAGTAGTTGCATTGTCTATTGGCATTGGCTTTTACATGGGCAATGCATTGATCGACCTTGTTAGAAAGACAACAGATTGGCTTCCTGATAACATAAACAGAGGGAGACTAGATAATGTGTACTGGCTGATTACTATACTGGGAGGCCTCAACTTCTGTTATTTTCTTGGATGTGCCTGTTTGTACAAGTATCAAAATGTTGAAAACTCAACGGATGCCTCtgtaaatgaaaaataagaagatGCTTTGCTTCGTCTTTACATGAAACATATATGTAGTTGTATTTCTTGACGCAGGATCATCATAGAAAATGCTAATGTTCAAAACTTATTTACATTTCTTTTGGCTACGTGTAATTGTACATGCTAATCATTTTGGATCCATAAATTGATAGATGTCCAGGAATCAATCTTTAGGTCAAAATAGGTAAACCGTTCAATGAATTCCCATAATTAGATCCTCAACAAGGGAAACTTTTGGACAGAATTACGTAATGACAAAATCCTTTATCCAAACGACTGCTAAAATCCCAAGCCGAAAATgttcaaggttttttttttaaactaatgAGTTTCAGTTTGGTGATGTATTCTAGCCTTCAGGTAGTGTCTCCAATCAATCAACTCCTTTTAGGCGAGTTGGCTACTAGTTGAATTATAAGGTGCAGCCCTAACTACAGATTAGGGATTCAAATCTGTACATTTGTCCTAAAATCCAACAGATGTGCAATAGTGATATTCTAGATGAAATTATGAGGGGTTATGTATGAGTTCTTAAACCATAGAGGTTTTTAGATAATAGAGAAGTTTTGTAATAAATATCAAACCCCGGGAGGGTAAAAAGCAATTTACTCTAAATTAAATGACAAAGATATAATACTCCCCATTTCCAGAGCTTCAAAAAACGCTATTTGAGTTTTTCACGTTTGCATGTCTTCTAGGCCCTACTTTTAGGATGCCATAATCCAACCACCATCGCCACCCCATATCCTTCCAAATCCAGTAGAATTGCGCTTTCAAGCGTTTACTATTTTTTCGTAATGGATGCTGCAGATCCACTGAGAGCATGGGAGAAAGCAGAGTGTATTGTTCCTTTTTCAACTTTGGCAAAGAAAGACAACACAAGTTGACTTGATGCACGAGAACGCATCATTTTCTTATAAAAAGTCGTGTATTCAAATTTCGCTATCGGATTGTATTGACGGAtaatttgtaaaaatttttataaacgATCTCTAATTTTGAAGGTATACCCCTGATTTGTGTGGTGACCGGAGtcaaattcattcaaattttttatataaaaaaaaaatctttggcAAGGAAAGAGCTGTTGAAGTCATTACCATATTGCGTGTAGAATATTTTATCCTTTACCACACAAAGTCACTAGACTAGCAAGATTGGGCCATCCCCACAATATCAGGGAGAGCGGAGTCCACTCATACTGATGAGAGGACCCGCTTCTACATTGCAGGGCCTGAAAATGTAGTTGTACCTTTTCTTATTTTCCAGGCCTCTCCATCATTCATCTTGTCCTCGTCTAGCACTACGTAACATTGTGCGTCCAGCACAAGATGACAAATTTGCAATTTGGACAACTATTTGGACATCGTAGGACTGAGATAGATGTGATTAATGACCGGTGAAATTGTCAGAGTAGAAATAATCCTGCTACAGAAATTTTGCTCAATGTCTCCAAAATGCCCGCTCCGGCGTTGTGGAATTCTCTCTCCCTCCATCAAACTCCGTTAAAAATTACAGCAGCAACCACCTTAATAGCCTGCTAATTTTCTTAGCAAGTTGAATTTCCTTAAGTCTTTTTTAGACCTATATGGagactaaattaaaaaaaaaaaagctacaaAAGATCCTCAGTGCGATAAACCTATTTCAAGTTTTATAGCTCCACAGGAATTAAGCCGAAGCAATCTTCACATCGCAAGCAATATATTttcaataattatttttaaaaaaattttttagtaAAGAAAGAGTGGGATTTAAGGAGTGGAGGAGGAGGGAGGAATGAGGGAGATTTGAACCTAGAACTCTTAAGGCATCATTTTGATTGAAGGATTCGGGGGGAAAAGATAGGAGAGGAATTGATTATTCATACTTGGATTAATTTTTGAGGAAGCAAATGAAAGGATAGAGATGGAAAGGGAGGAAAATgatataattattttgttggattaTGATTTTCCATCCAAAAGTGGACAGAAACCACggaggaaaagaaaatcaaatctaatataataattaaa encodes:
- the LOC113774824 gene encoding protein NRT1/ PTR FAMILY 2.6-like produces the protein MACLTLSASGWVNNIILYLITEFNFKIIDAAKSFNVISGCMALFPILGAVIADSFIGCFSVIWISSIINLLVIMLNPLFTFHHETSRSAAIVAATVVIYVRDDVSWAWGFGICVAANVLAIAKRKLLLSDKTQDFYSENSDDAGKEPVAAAPTESFKFLNPAALLTQSATEEDGSIKKSWKLCTVQQSSLTVIPALTMDRHFGPNFKIPPASIMVFTLLSAISLPLIDRLSDPIWQKISIPPLTLLQKIGIGHVLTILSMAISALVESTRLRLSKAHNLHSTVPMVPMSVFWLIPQLILVGIVEALSFPAQASLFYQEFPASLKSTSTAMAAMLVGMAFYLSAALIDLFRRVTNWLPDNINQGRLDNVYWMLVAIGGVNFVYYLVCTWFYKSNQPEEE
- the LOC113774833 gene encoding protein NRT1/ PTR FAMILY 2.7-like, producing the protein MEIDKILHSGDAEDPKSASTSSIPKKGGWITLPFILAMVTGISLAYGGLVSNLIVYLIQEFNVKSISAAKIFNVVNGCVSIFPVAGAIIADSYLGCYSVVWISSLISSLGMLLISLTAAFSKLRPPHCENGSNLCRSPSEFQFAVLYISLALASIGMAGTRFTVGPMGANQFDKPKYQGIFFNWYIFVMYISTAVCSTAIVYIQDNVSWAWGFGICFAGNVIGLVLFLAGSGFYHRIKPHGSPFASLGRVIVAATRKRNLLLSLKSEDYCQDHRNMTFIMPTKFFRFLNRAALKTEGDAELAGSIRKSWRLCTVKEVEDFKSLIKMLPLWSSALLVAVPLVIQLSMVIIQALTMDRHIGAHFKIPAGTMPVFISISTCITIFFLDRLLFPVWEKFTHRPITTLQRVGIGHLLDVLSMAVLALVEAKRLKTVQLHNIEGHDNAVVPMSVFWLVPSLALAGIGEAFHFPGHISFYYQEFPASLKSTSTAVVALSIGIGFYMGNALIDLVRKTTDWLPDNINRGRLDNVYWLITILGGLNFCYFLGCACLYKYQNVENSTDASVNEK